The stretch of DNA GTCTTCATCGCCATCGCCTCGATGGTCTTGGGTGCTTTTGCAGCCATCGGCCAGCGCAACATCAAGCGCCTGATGGCCTATTCCTCGATCAGCCATATGGGTTATGCGCTTGTGGGTCTGGCTGCCGGAACGGCAGTGGGTGTGAAGGGTGTTGCGATCTATATGGCGATCTATCTTGCCATGACGCTCGGCTCGTTTGCCTTCATTCTCGCCATGCGCACGCGTGACGGAAATGTCGAACAGATCGACGATCTGGCAGGTCTGTCGCGCACCAATCCGGTGCTGGCAACCATTATGACGATCTTCCTGTTTTCGCTCGCTGGCATTCCGCCGCTCGCAGGCTTCTTTGGTAAGTGGTACACTTTCCTTGCAGCCGTTCAGGCTGGACTGCTGCCGCTGGCGATCATTGGTATCGTGGCATCGGTCGTGGGCGCATTCTACTATCTGCGCATGATCAAGGTCATGTGGTTCGACGAGCCGACGGGTGTAGGCTTTGTCCCGGTCGCGGGTGAGCTTCGTCTCGTTCTCGGCGTCACGGGCGCTTTCGTGCTGTTCTACATCTTCCTCGCTGGCCCTATTGGCAATTATGCCGATATGGCTGCGAAGTCGTTGTTCTGATAGACTGCAACGGGTGTCTCGCATGCATTTTGCGCTATCGCCTGTTGCCCACAATATCGGCTATCGCCTCGAAAGTTTTGCGGCGATTGGCTCGACCAATGCGGAAGCGCTGACACGCGCTGCCTCGGGCGATACCGGAAAATTGTGGCTTGTGACCAAAAGACAGGAACAGGGCCGGGGCCGTCGCGGTCGCGTCTGGACGGCACCGGACGGCAATCTGGCTTCCACCCTGCTTCTGGTCGAAAATTTCGATGTCACGAGTGCCGCAACACTCGGCTTTGTTGCAGGGCTTTCTCTGGCCAACGCGCTCGACGCGGTCTTTGCCATCTTTCCCCCCACGGTGCCTTCCAAAATTACGCTAAAATGGCCCAATGATGTGTTGCTCAATGGTGCGAAACTAAGCGGTATCGGTCTTGAATCCACGCTTGTGCGTGAAAGGGCCCTCGGCGTGGCCGTCGGCATCGGGACCAATGTCGTTGGCTACCCGGAAGATTTGCCCTATCCGGCGATTTCGCTTCATGCGGTGGGATGCAAGGTCGATGCCGAAACGCTGTTTTCAGCGCTGTCGGATGCATGGGTGGAAAACTACCGCATCTGGGACATGGGGCGTGGACTGGACCATATCCGCAAGCGCTGGCTTGAGCGTGCGCATGGACTTGGCGACAATGTCGCCATCAAGCTTCAGGACAGGGTCGTCGAAGGCCGTTTCGAGACAATTGATGCGGCGTGTCGTTTCGTCATTCGCGACGATGACGGCGAGCGGGTTGCGATCACGGCGGGTGATGTCTATTTCGGAACGGCTGCAACATTGCGCAAATAACAGGATTATCGTGTTGCCAAGACTTGCAACTGTGGCCGTTTGGGTTCAGTTGAAGCGCAATCGATAGACAAGATAATAACAGAGGAAATTTCATGGCCCGATCCAACAACCCGGAACTCGTCTTCCTGCCCTTGGGCGGAGTGGGCGAAATCGGCATGAATCTGGCTATGTACGGTTTCGGTCCGGAAGACAATCGTGAATGGCTGGTGGTCGATATGGGTGTGAGCTTCGCCGGTCCCGAACAGCCGGGCGCTGATCTGATCCTGCCTGATATTCGTTATCTTGAAGCCCAAAAACACAATCTGCGCGGCATTGTGATTACACATGCGCATGAAGACCACTTTGGCGCTTTGCTCGATCTGTGGCCGCGTTTGCAGGTGCCGGTCTATGCGACACCATTTACGGCCGGGCTTTTGGAGGCCAAACGCCAGTCGGAACACGGCGCACCGGATATTCCGGTCAATATCTACAAGGCCGGTGAAACATTTGAGCTCGGCGCGTTTAAGATCGAGGCGATTGCCGTCACCCATTCGATCCCCGAGCCGGTTTCGCTGGCCATCACCACCTCGCTTGGCACGGTGATCCATACCGGCGACTGGAAGATGGACCCAGAGCCATCGCTTGGGCCGGTGATTGATGAAGCGCGCTTCCGCGCCTATGGCGATAAGGGCGTTTTGGCGCTGATCTGCGATTCCACCAATGCCATGCGCGAGGGCGAATCCGCCTCCGAGCGGCAGGTGAGCGAGAGCCTGCGCGAACTGATTGAAAATGCGCGGGGTCGCGTGGCGATCACCACCTTCTCCTCCAATGTCGGACGTATCCGCTCCATCACGGAAGCCGCACGCGATGCAGGCCGCCAGGTGCTGGTGGTCGGGCGCTCCATGAAGCGCTCGATTGCCGTTGCGACCGAACTTGGTTACATGGAAGGTCTGCCGGAATTCTTAAGCGAAGAGGATTACGGCTATATTCCGCGTGAAAACGTGGTGGTCATCCTTACGGGCAGTCAGGGAGAGCCGCGTGCGGCGCTGGCAAAGCTTGCGCGTGATGAAATGCGCAGCCTTGCGCTCTCGCCGGGTGACACGGTCATCTATTCCTCGCGTGCTATTCCCGGCAACGAAAAAGCCATTCTCGATATCAAGAACCAGCTGATCGATCGCGGGATCAAGATTATTGGCGACGAGGATGGGCTGGTGCATGTCTCCGGCCATCCGCGTCGCAGTGAATTAAAGCGCATGTACGCATGGGTGCGCCCGGAAATTCTTGTGCCTGTGCATGGTGAGGCGGCACATCTTGTGGCGCAAGGATCGCTCGGTGCCATGGAAGGCATCGAACAGGTAGCCCAAATCCGCAATGGCGACGTGCTGCGGCTCGCACCCGGTAAGGCAGAAATCATCGACGAAGCACCGATTGGCCGCATCTACAAGGACGGCAAGCTGATCGGCGACGAGGACGAGATCGGTATGGTCGAGCGGCGCAAGCTCGCTTATGTCGGTCATGTCGCGGTCAATGTTCTGCTCGACCGCGAAAACAAGCTTCTGGACGAGCCGGATCTGGCTGCTTTTGGTCTGCCGGAAGAAGACGGGCAGGGCGATCTTCTCGAAGATATTCTGCTCGATGCGGCAGTCGAGGCCATCGACAGCATTCCGCGGGTGCGCCGCAAGGATGTTGAACTGGTTCGCGAATCCGTGCGCCGTGCCGTTCGCGCTGCGGCAAATATGACATGGGGCAAAAAGCCTGTGGTGACGGTGTTCGTGAACAGGGTACGTTAAACGCATAAGCGTAAAGCATGGGAGGTGCTGATGCTTGAACGTCTCAATCATGTGGCGATTGCCGTACCGGATATCGCCGCCGCATCAGCCCTTTACCGCGATCAACTGGGTGCGAATGTGTCTGCACCGCAGGCGCTGCCCGAGCATGGCGTCACTGTCGTCTTTATCGATGTCGGCAATACCAAGATCGAACTGCTGGAGCCTTTGGGAGAAAATTCGCCAATTGGCGCTTTTCTTGCCAAAAATCCGTCAGGCGGCATGCATCACCTGTGCTATGAAGTGAAGGATATTTTGGCCGCCCGCGAGGTGTTGAAGGCAAAAGGTGCACGCATCCTGGGTGACGGCGAGCCCAAGCAGGGCGCGCATGGCAAGCCGGTGCTGTTCTTACATCCGAAAGATTTCAACGGCACGCTTATCGAACTTGAAGAGGTATAAATGTCCCTCATTTCCGCAATTGCGATCTATTTCATTATCTGGTGGACGACGCTTTTCGCGCTTTTGCCGGTAGGGCTGCGTACGCAGGCTGAGGAAGGTAACGTGACGCTTGGAACAGTCGCAAGCGCACCGGCAAAGCCACGCATATGGCGCGCCTTTCTGCGCACAACGATAGTCGCCAGTCTCATCTTCGCGCTCTATTATTATCTGACGCAAGTGCGCGGCCTTGGTCTGGACGACATCCCGCACTTCTTTCCTGATTTGAAGTGATCACAGCCTTTTCAATGTTGACCATGCAATGCCCTGCCTAAAATTTAGGCGGGGTTTCTTTTTAATTAGAAATCTCTAATGCAATTATAGATTGTGGCTTTTGATTTGTGTCTTTAGCGTTTTTCGGAAGCGTGAGAGATACAGTTCCACATCTGCTCGTAGTTAAGGCTTGCGGGAAAACGCCCAGCCATGCTGTTTAATCCCATTCCTGTGCACAATTGTCGTTTTGTATTATAATCACACAAAAATAATAGGTTAATACTGGACGTGCGTTCAAAAATGGCGCATAGGAACCGCGTGGCAGCGTAACAGGCCAAACGCAAAAAAAAAGCAAGGCTTTCGCCTTGCTAATCGAATACGCGTTCGACCCGTTTCCATTTTACCGGCGGCAGCGATAATCGCGCCTGGATCCATCCTCCCAAGACTTTGACCGCGTGAAACCAACGGTTTTAATCCGTTGTGCTCTTATGCTGAAAAAAATAGCGGACTGCACAGCTTTTGTCACCAAAAATCTTCTATCCCGTCACATTTCTTTCGCAATTATTTTCTGTTTTGGCTCAAACACCGGTAAAATCTTGAAATTGAAGGCGAAACCCGGCGCGTCACCTGGGAAGCGCTGGCAAAAGGCGGCGTCAAACCGTCTGTGGATGGTGAAATCTGCGCCATGCAAAGCGAAACGCTGCGGCTTTCCATTGGCGGCATAACCCGATAATAAACCAGCGGATATGCTTAATTTTTGCCTGATTCTTAAAGCATTCAGGCATTCTCACATGAACGGTGGTTCGCATGCGTCTGTCGCAGTATTTTTTGCCCATACTGAAGGAAAATCCGAAAGAGGCGGAAATCGTCTCTCACAGGCTGATGCTGCGTGCGGGGATGATCCGTCAGCAATCGGCAGGCATTTACGCCTGGCTGCCGCTCGGGCTTAAAGTATTGAACAAGGTCTGCGACATTATCCGCGAGGAGCAAAACCGCGCAGGTGCCAATGAAATCCTGATGCCGACCATCCAGTCTGCCGATCTGTGGCGTGAGAGCGGGCGCTACGATGCCTATGGCAAGGAAATGCTGCGCATCGAGGACCGGCAGGAGCGCGAAATGCTGTTCGGTCCGACTAATGAGGAAATGGTCACAGACATTTTTCGCTCATACGTGCGCTCCTATAAGGATCTGCCGCTTAATCTTTATCATATCCAGTGGAAATTTCGTGACGAAGTGCGTCCGCGTTTCGGCGTGATGCGCTCGCGTGAGTTTTTGATGAAAGACGCCTATTCGTTCGACCTCGATTATGAGGGCGCGAAAATGGCCTATTACCGCATGTTCGTGTCTTACCTGCGCACTTTTGCCCGTGTCGGCTTGCAGGCGATTCCCATGCGCGCCGATACTGGCCCTATTGGTGGTGACCTTAGCCACGAATTCATCATTCTGGCTGAAACCGGTGAAAGCCAGGTCTATTGCGATCGTGCTTATCTGGGGCTTGATGTGCCGGGTGCTGACACAGATTTCCGTAACGATGCGCAATTGACCGATATCGTCGAGCGCTGGACAGCACCTTATGCTGCAACCGATGAAATGCATGACGAGAGCGCATGGACACAGGTGAAATCCGACGACCAGCTTTCGGCACGCGGCATTGAAGTCGGCCACATCTTCCATTTCGGCACCAAATATTCGGACGCCATGGGCGCGAAAGTGCAGGGGCCGGACGGCAAGGAACATGCAGTTTCCATGGGGTCCTACGGCATTGGCCCGTCGCGTCTGGTGGCGGCTGCTATCGAGGCTTTCCACGACGATGCGGGCATCATCTGGCCCAAAGCCATTTCCCCATTCGGTGCGGGTATCGTCAATATGAAACCGGGCGACGAGGGCTGCGATCAGGTGAGTGAAAAGATCTACGAAGCGCTCAGCAATGCCGGTATCGATCCGCTGCTTGATGACCGTGACGACCGTCCGGGCGCGAAATTCGCAACCATGGATTTGATCGGCCTGCCGACGCAGGTGATCGTCGGTCCGCGCGGCGTGGCAAGCGGCGAAGTCGAGATCAAGGACCGCAAGACAGGAGAGCGGCAGAGCCTCACTGTCGATGCTGCCATCAACCTTTTGACGAGTGAAGCATGATTAAAGCGGCGGCAGCAAAGCCTGAAGGCCAACCAGCAGGTAACCCAGCGGGCAAGGACCAGACTGCGGAAAAACCTCTGAAATCCGGGCCTTTTTCGGCTTTCGAGCGGATGATTGCCTGGCGATATCTGCGTGCGCGCCGCCGCGAAACGTTTATTTCGGTGATTGCCGGTTTTTCCTTTACCGGCATCATGCTCGGCGTTGCAACGCTCATCATCGTCATGGCGGTGATGAACGGCTTTCGCGCTGAACTTCTGACCCGAATTCTTGGGATCAACGGCCATCTTATCATGCAGCCCATCGACCGACCGCTCGATGACTATGCCGATCTCATCAAGCGCATCGACGGTATTTCCGGCGTGCAGTTCGCCATTCCCGTGGTCGAGGGGCAGGCGCTTGTGCAGGGCAATGTCGGTGCTGGCAGCGGCGCATTGATCCGGGGCCTTCGCGAGGAAGACCTCGACAAGCTCAAGCTCGTCTCCACCAATATCCGGCAAGGGTCGCTGCAAGGCTTTGATCAAAGCGGCGGCGTGGCGATTGGCACGCGCATGGCGGAAAATCTGGGGCTTACGATTGGCGATACGCTGCGCGTGATTTCTCCCGATGGCGATGTGACGCCCTTTGGCGTCAATCCGCGTGTCAAGGCTTATCCGGTGGTGGCGATTTTTGAGATCGGCATGTCGGAATATGACAATTCGATTGTCCTGATGCCGCTTTCCGAAGCGCAGCTTTTCTTCAATCAGGAAGACAAGGTGCAGTCGCTGGAGATATTCGTCAATAATCCTGACAAGGTCGATGCGATGCGTGCGCCCGTTGAACAGGTGGCAGCGCGCCAGCTCAATATGGTCGACTGGCGACAGCGCAACCAGACGTTCTTCTCAGCGCTTGAAGTCGAGCGTAATGTGATGTTCATGATCCTGACGCTGATCGTGCTGGTGGCCGCTCTCAATATCATTTCCGGCCTCATCATGCTGGTGAAGGACAAGGGCCACGATATAGCGATCCTGCGCACCATGGGCGCGACACGGGGCGCTGTGATGCGCATCTTTTTGATGACGGGCGCTGCCATCGGCGTCACCGGTACGGTTGCGGGCGTGGCGCTCGGCGTACTGGTTTGTCTCAATGTGGAGAGCCTGCGGCAATTCTTTTCGTGGCTTTCGGGAACGACATTGTTCAACCCCGAACTCTATTTCTTGAGTCAGTTGCCGGCCAAAATGGACCCGGGGGAGACGATCTCGGTGATCCTTATGGCGCTTGTCCTATCTTTCATCGCCACCATTTTCCCGGCCTGGCGTGCTGCCAAGCTCGATCCGGTCGAAGCATTGAGGTATGAATAATGGCGGCTGAAGTGATCCTGCGGCTGGAAAAGGTCAGCCGTGCCTATAAGGAAATCGACCGCGAACTGGTTATTCTGAAGGATACCGATTTCACGTTGAGACGCGGTGAGATGGTGGCGCTGGTTGCCCCATCGGGTGCGGGTAAATCGACGCTTCTCCATACGGCTGGTTTGCTTGAGCGACCCGACAGCGGCGATGTTATTCTTAATAACCATTCCTGCGGTGCGCTTTCCGATGATGAGCGCACATCGGTGCGCCGCAACGATGTCGGCTTTGTCTATCAGTTCCACCATCTGCTGCCGGAATTTTCCGCTCTGGAAAATGTGATGATGCCGCAGATGATCCGCGGCCTGTCAAAACAGGCCGCACAGGAACGTGCTCAGCTTCTGCTCGAATATATGAAAATCGGCAAGCGCGCCTCGCATCGCCCGGCAGAACTGTCGGGCGGCGAGCAACAGCGTGTGGCAATTGCGCGTGCGGTGGCCAATGCGCCGCTGGTGCTGCTGGCCGACGAGCCCACCGGCAATCTCGACCCGACCACATCCTCTTATGTTTTTGGTGCGCTGGAGGCGCTGGTGAGACAATCGGGACTGGCAGCCCTGATTGCTACCCACAATCACGCACTGGCTGAGCGTATGGATCGCCGCGTCACGCTGAAGGACGGCAAGGTCGTCGACCTTTAAAAAGGTGGCGCTGCGCATTCCGTCGTAATGCACTCAGCTCTGATACCTTTGATATAGCCTGCTGGCGTTTTTTCGCTGGCGGGTTGTTTTTACTATTCGTAAACCCTAAAATAAAGGGAGTCGCAGAACAGGCATTGACATTGGAACAAAAATAGAACAAATAATAAACATACGTGAACAAAGAGGAGTTATCCCCATGACCGATCTCATCTACGATGTTTTGTCCTTCGTTTCCGTCAGCCTTTTCGTTGCCACCTTTGCTATTTGGGTGAGCGTTATCTGAACATAAAATCCCGGTTTCTCTTGTGCATCCGTGCGATGAGAGGCCGCTTTCTCTGGACTTCGTTCAAGCATTCCCTGAAACTGATCCGGGAGCGGCAAGAGTCGCTCCTCTCGTCGTCATCCTGAATGACGATGTTCTTCTGGTGATATTTTTGCCAGTTTGGTTTGGTACGTGATCGGGGTCGATAAAATGAGTGATGCAGCAAGCGCAGGGCTATCGACGTCAGTTGTTGTGACGACGCCCCGCTTTGTACATCTGCGTGCGCACTCCGCCTATTCCCTGCTCGAAGGCGCCTTGCAGGTCGGAAAAATCATCAAGCAGGCCGTTGCCGATGAAGCACCAGCCATTGCGATTACCGACACCAACAATCTTTTCGGCGCGCTCGAATTCGCGCAAAAAGCTTCCAAGGAAGGGTTGCAACCGATTATCGGCTGTCAGCTGGATGTTGGTTTTGGCGACCATAGCGACAATGGCCGCAGTGCCAATCGCAGGCTGGCACTCGACCTCGCCCCTATGGTGCTGCTTGCAGCAACGGAAGAAGGCTACGCCAATATCGTGCGGCTGGTTAGTCGCGCCTATCTTGATACACCTGCGGGCGATCCCGTGCATATCGAGGCGAATTGGCTTGCAGAGCTCTCCAGAGATGTGATCCTTTTAACGGGCGGACCGCTTGGTCCCTTAGGCCGCTCTTTCACTGCCGACCGCCCGGACAGGGCGCGGGCGCGTCTTACGTATCTGAAGGAGTATTTCGGCGACCGTCTCTATGTCGAATTGCAGCGCCAGTCCGGTTATGATCGGGGGCTTGAGGCAAAAACCATCGCAGCCGCCTATGATCTGCAATTGCCGCTGGTTGCCACCAATGAAGCCTTTTTCTTGCAATCGGAGGATTTTGAGGCTCATGACGCGCTTCTGGCCATTGCCGAGGGGCAAATTCTGTCCAATGACAATCGCCGCCGCCTGACGCCTGATCATTATCTGAAAAGCCGCGCGGAGATGGCCAAGCTTTTTGCAGACTTGCCCGAAGCACTCGAAAACACTGTGGAGATTGCGCTGCGCTGCCATTGGTACACGCAAACGCGCAAACCGATCCTGCCGCGTTTCACAGGCGAATCGGACGACCCGGAAGCAGCCGTTGCCGCCGAAGCGAGCGAACTGGCGCGGCAGGCCCGCGAAGGCCTTAGAATGCGTCTGGATACCGTCGGTCTCGCCGATGGTTACACCGAGCAACACTATGCCGAGCGTCTCGAATATGAGATCGGTATCATAACCCGCATGAAGTTTCCGGGTTATTTTTTGATCGTTGCCGACTTCATCAAATGGGCCAAAGCCCATGACATTCCGGTCGGGCCGGGGCGCGGTTCGGGTGCCGGTTCGCTGGTGGCCTATGCGCTCACCATTACCGATGTCGATCCGTTGCGCTTCTCACTGCTGTTCGAGCGCTTCCTCAATCCCGATCGCGTATCGATGCCCGACTTCGATAT from Brucella sp. BE17 encodes:
- a CDS encoding ABC transporter ATP-binding protein, coding for MAAEVILRLEKVSRAYKEIDRELVILKDTDFTLRRGEMVALVAPSGAGKSTLLHTAGLLERPDSGDVILNNHSCGALSDDERTSVRRNDVGFVYQFHHLLPEFSALENVMMPQMIRGLSKQAAQERAQLLLEYMKIGKRASHRPAELSGGEQQRVAIARAVANAPLVLLADEPTGNLDPTTSSYVFGALEALVRQSGLAALIATHNHALAERMDRRVTLKDGKVVDL
- a CDS encoding lipoprotein-releasing ABC transporter permease subunit gives rise to the protein MIAWRYLRARRRETFISVIAGFSFTGIMLGVATLIIVMAVMNGFRAELLTRILGINGHLIMQPIDRPLDDYADLIKRIDGISGVQFAIPVVEGQALVQGNVGAGSGALIRGLREEDLDKLKLVSTNIRQGSLQGFDQSGGVAIGTRMAENLGLTIGDTLRVISPDGDVTPFGVNPRVKAYPVVAIFEIGMSEYDNSIVLMPLSEAQLFFNQEDKVQSLEIFVNNPDKVDAMRAPVEQVAARQLNMVDWRQRNQTFFSALEVERNVMFMILTLIVLVAALNIISGLIMLVKDKGHDIAILRTMGATRGAVMRIFLMTGAAIGVTGTVAGVALGVLVCLNVESLRQFFSWLSGTTLFNPELYFLSQLPAKMDPGETISVILMALVLSFIATIFPAWRAAKLDPVEALRYE
- a CDS encoding ribonuclease J, producing the protein MARSNNPELVFLPLGGVGEIGMNLAMYGFGPEDNREWLVVDMGVSFAGPEQPGADLILPDIRYLEAQKHNLRGIVITHAHEDHFGALLDLWPRLQVPVYATPFTAGLLEAKRQSEHGAPDIPVNIYKAGETFELGAFKIEAIAVTHSIPEPVSLAITTSLGTVIHTGDWKMDPEPSLGPVIDEARFRAYGDKGVLALICDSTNAMREGESASERQVSESLRELIENARGRVAITTFSSNVGRIRSITEAARDAGRQVLVVGRSMKRSIAVATELGYMEGLPEFLSEEDYGYIPRENVVVILTGSQGEPRAALAKLARDEMRSLALSPGDTVIYSSRAIPGNEKAILDIKNQLIDRGIKIIGDEDGLVHVSGHPRRSELKRMYAWVRPEILVPVHGEAAHLVAQGSLGAMEGIEQVAQIRNGDVLRLAPGKAEIIDEAPIGRIYKDGKLIGDEDEIGMVERRKLAYVGHVAVNVLLDRENKLLDEPDLAAFGLPEEDGQGDLLEDILLDAAVEAIDSIPRVRRKDVELVRESVRRAVRAAANMTWGKKPVVTVFVNRVR
- a CDS encoding DUF1467 family protein; translated protein: MSLISAIAIYFIIWWTTLFALLPVGLRTQAEEGNVTLGTVASAPAKPRIWRAFLRTTIVASLIFALYYYLTQVRGLGLDDIPHFFPDLK
- the proS gene encoding proline--tRNA ligase, whose product is MRLSQYFLPILKENPKEAEIVSHRLMLRAGMIRQQSAGIYAWLPLGLKVLNKVCDIIREEQNRAGANEILMPTIQSADLWRESGRYDAYGKEMLRIEDRQEREMLFGPTNEEMVTDIFRSYVRSYKDLPLNLYHIQWKFRDEVRPRFGVMRSREFLMKDAYSFDLDYEGAKMAYYRMFVSYLRTFARVGLQAIPMRADTGPIGGDLSHEFIILAETGESQVYCDRAYLGLDVPGADTDFRNDAQLTDIVERWTAPYAATDEMHDESAWTQVKSDDQLSARGIEVGHIFHFGTKYSDAMGAKVQGPDGKEHAVSMGSYGIGPSRLVAAAIEAFHDDAGIIWPKAISPFGAGIVNMKPGDEGCDQVSEKIYEALSNAGIDPLLDDRDDRPGAKFATMDLIGLPTQVIVGPRGVASGEVEIKDRKTGERQSLTVDAAINLLTSEA
- the mce gene encoding methylmalonyl-CoA epimerase; this translates as MLERLNHVAIAVPDIAAASALYRDQLGANVSAPQALPEHGVTVVFIDVGNTKIELLEPLGENSPIGAFLAKNPSGGMHHLCYEVKDILAAREVLKAKGARILGDGEPKQGAHGKPVLFLHPKDFNGTLIELEEV
- a CDS encoding biotin--[acetyl-CoA-carboxylase] ligase yields the protein MHFALSPVAHNIGYRLESFAAIGSTNAEALTRAASGDTGKLWLVTKRQEQGRGRRGRVWTAPDGNLASTLLLVENFDVTSAATLGFVAGLSLANALDAVFAIFPPTVPSKITLKWPNDVLLNGAKLSGIGLESTLVRERALGVAVGIGTNVVGYPEDLPYPAISLHAVGCKVDAETLFSALSDAWVENYRIWDMGRGLDHIRKRWLERAHGLGDNVAIKLQDRVVEGRFETIDAACRFVIRDDDGERVAITAGDVYFGTAATLRK